The Thalassotalea agarivorans region GGTGAACCATTTTCTTTAGGGTTAGATACGCTCCACCCTGAAATGCCGTTAGCCAAAGCTATAACGTCTTGCTGACTATACGGTCCATTAACGCCTAATGTATGTAGTTCTAGAATCTCTCGCGCTAAGTTTTCATTGAGCCCCATTTTCCTGCGCATACCAATCTTTGAATCTTTACCAAATGACTTCTCATTATTAAGGTAGATAAGCATTGCAGGATGCTTATAAACCGCCAATAACATATCTTCAAAGTTACCAAAATAGTTTGGTGCTATAGCTTCCCGTTCAAGCAGAGGCGCTAGAGCCTGCATGACTCTGCCATTAGTTGATACGCTAAAATGATTGGAAAAGAAGTCTAGTAAACGCCATTGAAACGTAAAGTCATCGTTAAGCACTGCTCGAGCAACCTCTTCTGAATGCTTAACCTTAATGGCACGAATTTCCTTCTGTAATGCCTTAAGTTCGGTGTCTTTTTGCTGTTTGTTTGCTTTGCGAGACTTTTTTAACAACAGCTGCACGTTTGCTACATTTAACGAAGAAGAATTAAACGTAATTTGTTGTGAGGCTAGTTGTTGTTCTACCCACTGTTTATGGCTTTGCTCTGCGTAATCTATACCCGCATTAATGCCGTATCCAAATCGATTCTCAGCTAGAGAGATACTAAAGTTCATATACTGCGTCCTACTAATAACTTCCTTCACTATACCCTAACTAATGACATCTGTGCTCGCTAGGTGATTTACGTTTCTTTACTCTTTCAATCTAAACATATATAAACGTTATAAAAAAAATAACGGCTCGTTTCAGATGAAAATCATATCTATAGCAACCTTATTTGCCTTAACATTATTCAATAATAATAGTGCGCTGGCAGTAGAATCAGATACAACTTTTACACAACAACTGAACACTCTAAAACATCACTATCGGCCGATAGTTTTACAAAAAGGGACGACTAAACTTGTAGCACTTGCTGAACTACAAGGCCGAGTTATGGTTGCTAGTGCAGGTGAGCCAAACAGTATGCCAATAGGTTGGATAAACGAAAGTTATCTAGCCGGACAACATACAAATAAAGAAGCCATCATGGGCGGTGCGTCAAGACTTTGGTTTGGTCCAGACGCAGGCCCTTACTCGTTGTTTACAGAGAAAGGCAAGGAAGGTTTTTTTGTACCAGCGGCTGTTTCATTGCAGCCATTTAACGTTACCTCAACAACAACTAGATCAGTGCGTTTTCAGCAGACGGTAGAGTTTACAAACCATCTAGGTACCAAGTTTAAAGCTGCTGTAGATAGAAATGTAGTAATAAACGACGCGTCAGATATTGAAAAAGCACTAAACATCGCTATTCCTCAAAATATTAAAAGTGTTGGCTATCAAGTTGAAACTAAAGTAACCAACGCAAGCAACAGCCCTTGGGAAAAAAAGACTGGGTTATTTTCGATTTGGGAATTAGGCTCGTTTAATCCATCAGCAGATACAACAATTGTGCTACCTCTTTCAGCGCCTATTAATTCCGCAACGACCTATTTTAATGAAAACAAAACTTCCCATATACAACTTACAGATAGTCATATGTACTATCGCGCAGACGCGCAATATATGAATAAGACAGGCATTCCAGTAGCACACTCCGCACCAGTATTTGGCAGCTACAATGCTAAACGACAATTGCTCACGATAATTAAATACAAACTTAATAAAAACCAAAAAGAAGACTATGTTAACGCCTCACAAAGTCAGCAATCCCCCTACGGTGGCGAAGCAATTAATATTTTTAATGATGGACCAGACGCAGAAGGTAAGTATTTTGGGCCATTTTTTGAACTAGAAACAAGTTCACCAGGATTGGCATTAAATCCCAATGAGAGTTACCAACATTTCCATAATACCTATCACTTCATAGGCAATGAAGCAGTATTAAATGAAATCGCTGAAAAGATGCTTGGTGTGTCGATATTGGATATAAAAGACGTTTTCAAAAAATAAAAAAGGTAGCCTTGTAGCTACCTTTCCAATACTTATTCTATAAACGGCTAATGGCCGCTCAAATCATTTGTATAGTACGCTGCATATGCAAGCGTTGCTAATACATAGTAGATTGCGATTAACATCAATATGGCGATGAACACGATATGAATAGACTGTTGTATCGCAAATACGGTCAAGCCGGTAAAAAGCAGTGCGAAAGGCGCTGAAAATAAGGCTTTAGACAAGTTAATATTTTTAAACAAACGCTGTGCTTTACCGCTAAGCCTTTCGTCCGTGTAATAAGCAGCGTAGGCTAACGTATACAAGGCAAAATACATTGCAATTAAAACAAATAAAACCTGAAAAATGACAATACCTGATGTGGCAATACTATCAACAGCAAGCGCAACAAATAGCAGTGCTACAGGCGCGCATACAAGTGCTCGAAATAGATTTTCATTCTCTACAACTAGCGAACTACTAGCCTTCCCCATGTGTTAATCCTCTTCTTTTTATTAATTTTTTTAGTTATCCATACTAGGAATATCACATTGTTTAATAATTAGCCACTGTTGTTTTATTGAACAGTAAAACGAGTAATTGATCATTGTTTGTATAAGAAATAGCCATGGCTTGACGCGCTTATTTTTTGTCGATAAGTTAATTTTCTACGCAACATTAAAAGGAAAAAAATGGTTAGATCTATCTTAGTGATTACAAATGCACACGAAACGGATAACTGCTCGCTAAATAAAGCACGTGAACTTGCAACCCCTTTTGGGGCAAACATAGAAGCGGTGAGTTTTATAAAAGCCAATGAATCAGCTCAGGTTAGCCCAGAGCAAATAAAGCAAAAAGCGGACGCATTAGACCAAGATATATCCACCATATTTGGTAATGAATTACCAAAGCAAACGATAAAAAGCCAAGTGATCGTAACTGACAACATTGTTGATTGGGTAGACGATTATTGTAAATCAAACGCGTTTGATTTGATTATTAAGGCAGGCAATAGAACTGAATCGTTGTTCCATACTCCTTGTGACTGGGAACTTATTAGACGACTACAAGTACCGGTGTTAATAGCAAGTCAGCAGCAGTGGCGCCAAAAACCCGCTATTTTAGCTGCAGTCGATCCTGCGACAACCGACGATGTGCAGATAGCGATAAACAATGAAATTTTGAATTGGACTAAACTTTGGGGACAAACGTTTGATTGTGATATCCACATTGTTTATTGCCTACCTGTTTCAAACATATTAAAAGAACTCGATATTATCGATGTAGAAGAATACGCCCAAACGCATCGAGTAGAAGCAGAAGAAAAACTTAATCATTTAATGTCAGGACATGATCTACCAAACGTTACTACCCATGTGACAGCAGGTACTCCAGAGCGTGCTATCCCCCATTGTGCCAATCAGTTAAAGGCGGAACTAGTGGTGATGGGCAGCACGGGCAAAACGGGTATAAAAGGCATGTTGTTTGGCAATATTGCTGAAAAAGTGATGCATAATTTGCGCACAAACTCGCTTATTATAGAAAGCGTTAAATAACTTTCGCCAATAATCTGAATTCGACAAATATTAAATTAATTTAATTAATTTTTCCTAATAAAAAACAGTATTTATCGGCTTGAACATAGGGCTAATTAAAGCCACAGTGGGCTACGATAATGATTGATATTTAGTTGAATTCTCGCTATAAATTTAACTAACAAATGTCTCGTATCTCCGACAATGAATATAAAAACAGTACGTTATTTGCTTACTTGGTCGCTCGTTCTCGCCGCATTCTGGCTGTTGTTATCAGGCTTCTTAAAAACGCTTTTACTCGCTTTAGGGCTAGTTTCCGTTGCTATTGTTGTATTTTTACTGCATCGCATGGACAAAACAGACAATCAAGTACACCGACTCGGCATAAACCTTCCTTTTCTTCGTTACGTGTTCTGGTTATTAGGACAAATTGTTATTTCAAGTGTAGAAGTAGCCAAATTAGTGTGGTTTAAGCAATCTTCAATCTCCCCTGCTATGGGTAAATTACCTGTTGAGGGCATGACTGATAAAGCAAAAGTCCTCTACGCCAATTCTATTACCTTAACGCCTGGCACGTTAAGTGTTGATATTGATGACAACTTCATTACTGTTCACGCGTTGGATAAAACCTCAATTTCAGCGTTAGCATCAGGTGATATGGCTGAGCGCGCTAAAAAAGCGGTAGGAGTTAAATAATGGTAGTTTTAGCAGCCGCCAGTATTGCGATATTGTTTGTTATGGCTATGGCGTTAGCACGAGCACTCAAAGCCGATACCGTTTACGACAGAATACTTGGTGTCAATATGTTTGGCACTAAAACCGTACTATTTATCGCGGTAATTGGTTTTCTCAGTGGACGCCCCGATTTTCTTGATATTGCCATCGTTTATGCACTCATAAACTTCCTCGGCATGATTGCGGTACTACGCTTCTTTGAATACACCTCAACAGAAGAGGATGCAAACAAGTGATTATTGACATTCTAAGTGCAATTCTTTTGGCTTTAGGCGCATTTTTTAGTCTTACCGGTGCTATTGGGTTGTTTAAATTTCCAGATTTTTTCACGCGTGTGCACGCTGCCAGTGTAACCGACTCAGTGGCATCGATATTAATTATTAGCGGCTTAATGCTGCGCACAGAAACCGGGCTTGTCGCCGTCAAACTACTGTTTATTTTGATCTTTTTACTGTTAACAAGCCCTACAGCATCGCATGCTTTAGCTAAATCAGCACGCCATGGCGGTTTATTATCGCTGGCGGAATCTCACAACAGCGATAAAAAGGACAAAAGCTAATGGCATTGTTTATTGATTTAGTGCTACTTGGCATGTTGGCTATCGTTGCTCTACGAGTTATTTTTCTAAAAGATCTGTTCGCAGTGGTCATGCTTTTTGGTATCTACAGCTTTTTATCTGCACTGATTTTTGTCAACTTAGACGCAGTGGACGTAGCATTTACAGAGGCTGCCGTAGGCGCAGGTATTTCTACGGTGTTAATGTTAGGCACCCTAGCGCTTACTGGACGCGAAGAAAAGAAAAACAATCATAAGAAGCTTTTACCACTAATTGTTGTTATTGTGACCGGCGCCGCCCTTATATACGGCACGCTCGATATGCCGCCGTTTGGCCATGCAGATAATCCTGCTCATCAGCATGTTGCACCGCGTTACATTGAAGAATCGCCAAAAGAAATAGGCTTACCCAACATGGTAACGTCTGTATTAGCGAGTTATCGAGGCTTTGATACGCTTGGAGAAACCGTTGTTGTCTTTGCAGCTGCAATTGGTGTTTTAAGTTTGTTAGGTGGCCCTAGACGCAGAAAAGATTCAGTAGAGTCTGGTTTAACTTCTCACCTCGTTCTTAGAGTTGTAGCAAAAATGCTGATCCCACTGACCATTCTATTTGCACTCTATGTTCAGT contains the following coding sequences:
- a CDS encoding DUF1800 domain-containing protein encodes the protein MNFSISLAENRFGYGINAGIDYAEQSHKQWVEQQLASQQITFNSSSLNVANVQLLLKKSRKANKQQKDTELKALQKEIRAIKVKHSEEVARAVLNDDFTFQWRLLDFFSNHFSVSTNGRVMQALAPLLEREAIAPNYFGNFEDMLLAVYKHPAMLIYLNNEKSFGKDSKIGMRRKMGLNENLAREILELHTLGVNGPYSQQDVIALANGISGWSVSNPKENGSPFKYREFGHQPGKQVLLGYTFAQPGIEQGEQMIKMLANHPSTAHYVSYKLAKHFVSDKPNEQLVLSMEKAWLNSKGNMREVVKVMLMHEQSWQLTAQKFKTPRDFVFSSMRAMGLKKIDGRKLIGSLSQLGQTPFNAGSPAGYEDEEAFWNNGNALVRRIEWSTQVSKRFSRKAKPEQLIDRLYAKQYPMQEYDQVVRAGSREEALALLLMSPTFQRR
- a CDS encoding universal stress protein — translated: MVRSILVITNAHETDNCSLNKARELATPFGANIEAVSFIKANESAQVSPEQIKQKADALDQDISTIFGNELPKQTIKSQVIVTDNIVDWVDDYCKSNAFDLIIKAGNRTESLFHTPCDWELIRRLQVPVLIASQQQWRQKPAILAAVDPATTDDVQIAINNEILNWTKLWGQTFDCDIHIVYCLPVSNILKELDIIDVEEYAQTHRVEAEEKLNHLMSGHDLPNVTTHVTAGTPERAIPHCANQLKAELVVMGSTGKTGIKGMLFGNIAEKVMHNLRTNSLIIESVK
- a CDS encoding Na+/H+ antiporter subunit E — translated: MNIKTVRYLLTWSLVLAAFWLLLSGFLKTLLLALGLVSVAIVVFLLHRMDKTDNQVHRLGINLPFLRYVFWLLGQIVISSVEVAKLVWFKQSSISPAMGKLPVEGMTDKAKVLYANSITLTPGTLSVDIDDNFITVHALDKTSISALASGDMAERAKKAVGVK
- a CDS encoding monovalent cation/H+ antiporter complex subunit F, encoding MVVLAAASIAILFVMAMALARALKADTVYDRILGVNMFGTKTVLFIAVIGFLSGRPDFLDIAIVYALINFLGMIAVLRFFEYTSTEEDANK
- a CDS encoding DUF4040 domain-containing protein; protein product: MALFIDLVLLGMLAIVALRVIFLKDLFAVVMLFGIYSFLSALIFVNLDAVDVAFTEAAVGAGISTVLMLGTLALTGREEKKNNHKKLLPLIVVIVTGAALIYGTLDMPPFGHADNPAHQHVAPRYIEESPKEIGLPNMVTSVLASYRGFDTLGETVVVFAAAIGVLSLLGGPRRRKDSVESGLTSHLVLRVVAKMLIPLTILFALYVQFHGDYGPGGGFQAGVIAAAAIILYALVFGLPLATHVISPVVLKILAALGVLIYAGTGVASLFLGGNFLDYNVLASDPIAGQHIGIILIELGVGITVFAVMLSIFYAFAEQSERTNIQ
- a CDS encoding DUF6786 family protein, producing MKIISIATLFALTLFNNNSALAVESDTTFTQQLNTLKHHYRPIVLQKGTTKLVALAELQGRVMVASAGEPNSMPIGWINESYLAGQHTNKEAIMGGASRLWFGPDAGPYSLFTEKGKEGFFVPAAVSLQPFNVTSTTTRSVRFQQTVEFTNHLGTKFKAAVDRNVVINDASDIEKALNIAIPQNIKSVGYQVETKVTNASNSPWEKKTGLFSIWELGSFNPSADTTIVLPLSAPINSATTYFNENKTSHIQLTDSHMYYRADAQYMNKTGIPVAHSAPVFGSYNAKRQLLTIIKYKLNKNQKEDYVNASQSQQSPYGGEAINIFNDGPDAEGKYFGPFFELETSSPGLALNPNESYQHFHNTYHFIGNEAVLNEIAEKMLGVSILDIKDVFKK
- the mnhG gene encoding monovalent cation/H(+) antiporter subunit G, whose translation is MIIDILSAILLALGAFFSLTGAIGLFKFPDFFTRVHAASVTDSVASILIISGLMLRTETGLVAVKLLFILIFLLLTSPTASHALAKSARHGGLLSLAESHNSDKKDKS